The following are from one region of the Pirellulaceae bacterium genome:
- a CDS encoding 16S rRNA (uracil(1498)-N(3))-methyltransferase, with amino-acid sequence MSRCRFYVPELPQCGNVLLSAEDSRHAATVLRLRPGDHVELFDGQGLVAQASIVHSSKSSVSVEIATTMTEAIEHSGGLDLLVSLPKGDRQKALIDMLVQLDVRSLIPLECQRSVAQPTSQVIERLRRAVIEASKQCCRNYLMKVQPAVSLTALLASPQATVAASAPSPCRWFAHPYGVSQPLVDMLDGFREQKAPGTAQVIVGPEGGLSNEECSALRAVGWQQINLGRRILRIETAAIKIAAVWAAWNGATSDPSRLGQ; translated from the coding sequence ATGAGCCGTTGCCGATTCTACGTTCCCGAATTGCCGCAATGTGGTAATGTGCTGCTGAGTGCCGAGGATTCTCGACATGCTGCAACAGTTCTGCGTTTGCGCCCCGGCGACCATGTAGAACTGTTCGATGGCCAGGGCTTGGTGGCCCAGGCGAGCATTGTGCATAGCAGCAAATCGTCGGTATCGGTTGAAATTGCGACGACGATGACTGAGGCAATTGAGCACTCGGGCGGATTGGACTTACTCGTTTCGCTGCCCAAAGGCGATCGTCAAAAAGCCTTGATCGACATGCTGGTTCAATTAGATGTGCGGAGTTTAATTCCGCTGGAATGTCAGCGCTCGGTTGCGCAGCCCACATCGCAGGTCATCGAGCGATTGAGGCGAGCAGTGATCGAGGCCAGCAAGCAATGTTGCCGAAATTACTTGATGAAAGTCCAGCCAGCTGTCAGCCTGACGGCACTGTTAGCCTCACCACAGGCAACAGTAGCGGCTAGCGCACCTTCGCCGTGTCGATGGTTTGCACATCCTTACGGTGTAAGTCAACCTTTGGTGGACATGCTAGATGGATTTAGGGAGCAGAAAGCCCCTGGAACAGCGCAGGTGATCGTGGGTCCGGAAGGGGGATTGAGTAATGAGGAATGCTCCGCACTGCGCGCTGTCGGCTGGCAGCAGATCAATCTAGGGCGGAGAATTCTGCGAATTGAAACGGCGGCTATAAAAATTGCCGCTGTCTGGGCAGCCTGGAATGGGGCCACGAGTGACCCATCAAGGCTTGGCCAATAG
- a CDS encoding polyribonucleotide nucleotidyltransferase, with amino-acid sequence MKVRVEKQIGSQVLSMETGQLAKQAAASVLVQYGDTVVLTAVASGPARPGTDFFPLTCDYRERMAAAGKFPGGFIKREGRPTTKEILTSRLMDRPIRPLFPKGYNDEVQIQATVLSSDLQNDADVLAMNGASAALALSSLPFQGPLASVRVGRIDGQLIAFPSASQLEESELDLIISASDKSILMIEGFAQELPEHDMAEAIMFAHGVAREVIALMQELADRVRPEKKPFTPAPDNGVLERLKSSYSDRYRTAKQTDGKLARAEAVAQVKQQALAELIPDPKAEGAICVNAFNTAWHELEEYVIRDLILSGTRPDGRDSISLRHIECETDVLPRTHGSAIFQRGETQALITVTLGTSRDEQRVDGLVEEYTKKFMLDYNFPSYSVGECRPIRGPGRREIGHGALAERSVAPVIPDAEDFPYTIRIISDILESNGSSSMASVCGATLGLMAAGVPLTNPVAGISIGLVKEQSRWVLLTDIIGDEDHFGDMDFKVAGTPEGITGIQLDLKIDGISEEIVRATLKQAREARMEILRKMLTAIPRPRTDTSRYAPRLLRTKIDSDKIGLLIGPGGKNIRAIQEDTGATIDVEDDGTVVVAAADYESAKAAMTRVEACTATAQIGKIYDGTVSSVRDFGAFVEILPGRDGLVHISELSSGYVSSVDDICQVGDPMKVIVIDIDEQDRVKLSRRRALEELGLPDELAGSAEPSDGEPRGERPDRGGDRERSDRGGDRGRDRGDRFGGGGGGRRGGGGGGDRGGRGRGARR; translated from the coding sequence GTGAAAGTCAGAGTTGAAAAGCAAATCGGCAGCCAAGTATTGTCGATGGAAACCGGACAATTGGCCAAGCAGGCGGCGGCCAGCGTGTTGGTGCAGTATGGAGATACAGTGGTTCTGACAGCCGTGGCCAGTGGGCCGGCGCGACCTGGAACCGATTTTTTTCCGCTGACTTGCGATTATCGCGAGCGAATGGCGGCGGCGGGCAAATTCCCCGGGGGATTTATCAAGCGCGAGGGCCGGCCGACCACCAAGGAAATTCTTACCAGCCGTCTGATGGATCGTCCGATTCGTCCTCTGTTTCCCAAGGGATATAACGACGAAGTTCAAATTCAAGCCACGGTGCTCAGCAGTGATCTGCAGAACGACGCAGACGTGCTGGCCATGAACGGAGCCAGTGCGGCGCTGGCGCTCAGCAGCCTACCGTTTCAAGGTCCATTGGCTTCGGTTCGCGTCGGTCGCATCGACGGTCAATTGATCGCCTTTCCGTCGGCTTCTCAACTGGAAGAGAGCGAGCTGGACTTGATTATCTCGGCCAGCGACAAGTCGATACTGATGATCGAAGGTTTCGCGCAAGAGCTTCCCGAACACGATATGGCCGAGGCTATCATGTTTGCTCATGGTGTGGCTCGCGAGGTGATCGCCTTGATGCAAGAGCTAGCCGATCGAGTGCGACCTGAAAAGAAGCCGTTCACGCCAGCGCCTGACAACGGCGTGTTGGAACGGCTGAAGAGTAGTTACTCCGATCGCTATCGCACGGCCAAGCAAACTGACGGCAAACTGGCTCGCGCAGAAGCGGTTGCTCAAGTCAAGCAGCAGGCTCTGGCCGAGTTGATTCCTGATCCCAAAGCCGAAGGCGCCATCTGTGTCAATGCGTTCAACACGGCTTGGCATGAATTAGAAGAGTATGTCATTCGCGATTTGATTTTGTCAGGTACTCGGCCCGATGGTCGCGACTCGATCAGTTTGCGACATATCGAATGCGAAACCGATGTGCTGCCACGAACCCATGGTTCCGCTATTTTCCAGCGCGGTGAAACGCAGGCCCTGATTACTGTAACGCTGGGAACCAGTCGTGACGAACAACGCGTGGATGGACTGGTGGAAGAGTACACCAAGAAATTCATGCTAGATTACAACTTTCCGTCTTATTCGGTCGGCGAGTGCCGGCCGATTCGTGGTCCTGGGCGTCGCGAGATCGGTCACGGGGCGTTGGCCGAGCGATCGGTTGCACCGGTAATTCCCGATGCTGAAGATTTTCCATATACAATCCGGATCATCAGCGACATTCTGGAGTCCAATGGATCATCGTCGATGGCCAGCGTTTGCGGGGCTACGCTGGGTCTGATGGCTGCCGGTGTACCACTAACCAATCCAGTGGCCGGCATTAGCATCGGTTTGGTCAAAGAGCAAAGTCGCTGGGTGTTGCTGACCGACATCATTGGCGATGAAGACCATTTTGGCGACATGGATTTTAAAGTCGCTGGAACTCCCGAAGGCATCACCGGCATTCAATTGGATTTGAAGATCGACGGTATCAGCGAAGAAATCGTCCGCGCTACGCTGAAGCAGGCGCGTGAGGCGCGAATGGAAATCTTGCGCAAAATGTTGACGGCGATTCCTCGACCGCGAACCGACACTAGTCGCTACGCTCCTCGATTGCTCCGCACGAAGATCGACTCCGATAAGATCGGCTTGTTGATCGGGCCTGGCGGCAAGAACATTCGTGCCATTCAAGAAGACACCGGTGCAACCATCGATGTAGAAGATGATGGAACCGTCGTTGTTGCCGCTGCCGACTACGAAAGCGCCAAGGCGGCGATGACGCGAGTCGAAGCTTGTACGGCGACCGCCCAGATCGGCAAGATTTACGATGGTACCGTTAGCAGCGTGCGCGACTTTGGTGCATTCGTTGAGATTCTGCCAGGTCGCGATGGACTAGTGCACATCAGTGAGCTTTCCAGCGGCTATGTCTCCAGTGTTGACGACATTTGCCAAGTCGGCGATCCGATGAAAGTCATTGTCATCGACATTGATGAGCAAGATCGCGTCAAGCTCAGCCGTCGTAGAGCGCTCGAAGAATTGGGCTTGCCCGACGAACTGGCCGGTAGCGCTGAGCCAAGTGATGGCGAACCCCGCGGCGAGCGTCCTGATCGCGGAGGTGATCGAGAGCGCAGTGATCGCGGAGGTGATCGCGGTCGCGACCGAGGCGATCGTTTCGGTGGCGGAGGTGGTGGCCGCCGCGGCGGCGGCGGAGGAGGAGACCGAGGCGGACGCGGACGCGGTGCGCGGCGCTAA
- the rpsO gene encoding 30S ribosomal protein S15, translating into MTTSKALNQQAISAFKKSDSDTGSSAVQIAILTQRINHVTEHMRTNKKDYASRRGLLTMVSRRRGLLDYVRRHDPQQYLDLLARLGIRK; encoded by the coding sequence ATGACCACTAGTAAAGCACTCAACCAGCAAGCGATTTCCGCTTTCAAAAAGTCCGACAGCGATACCGGTTCATCTGCCGTGCAGATCGCCATTTTGACTCAGCGGATCAATCACGTCACCGAGCACATGCGTACCAATAAGAAGGATTACGCCAGTCGGCGCGGATTGCTGACGATGGTCAGTCGACGTCGTGGGTTGCTGGATTATGTTCGGCGGCACGATCCGCAGCAGTACCTCGACTTGCTGGCTCGATTGGGCATTCGCAAGTAG
- a CDS encoding thymidine phosphorylase, whose product MLVKEIIEKKRDGQELSAAEIQFLIQGVTTASIPDYQVSAWLMAVLCRGMSDQETAVLTEAMLNSGNRLARCSNRPRVDKHSTGGLGDKTSLILAPLLACFDLDVPMLSGRGLGITGGTLDKLEAYPGFRCDLTSQQINEQLNRIGCVITGTTSDVAPADRRLYALRDVTGTVPSIPLITGSIMSKKLAGSLDALVLDVKWGSGAFMTTLEDARRLEASLVHTGRRMGVKTSSLVTDMNQPLGQMVGNACEVNEAYDVLCGAGPTDVVELTVLLAAELLVATGTSPSLDAAQSVLTKALKDGRALARFQQLIEAQGGVFSDHLPLAQKHVITSLDKGWLCAVNGRVLGNAVIAMGGGRQQQGDPIDPSVGLQMLVRIGDSIERGQEIGHLFCDAPAAETQPLISQFRSALSLAPHPYPAPSLIVATG is encoded by the coding sequence ATGCTGGTCAAAGAAATTATTGAAAAGAAGCGCGATGGTCAAGAATTGTCGGCTGCCGAAATCCAATTCCTGATTCAAGGGGTCACCACCGCATCGATACCCGACTACCAGGTGTCGGCATGGTTGATGGCGGTGCTGTGTCGCGGCATGAGTGATCAAGAAACAGCGGTGCTGACCGAGGCCATGCTCAATAGCGGCAATCGGCTGGCACGCTGCAGCAATCGTCCGCGCGTCGACAAACATTCCACCGGTGGTTTGGGGGACAAGACCTCATTGATCCTGGCGCCGTTGCTGGCCTGCTTTGATCTGGATGTTCCCATGCTCAGCGGTCGCGGCCTGGGAATTACAGGCGGTACGCTGGATAAGCTTGAGGCCTATCCTGGCTTTAGATGCGATCTAACGAGCCAGCAAATCAATGAACAACTAAATCGAATCGGCTGTGTCATTACAGGCACGACCAGCGATGTTGCCCCGGCCGATCGCCGCCTGTACGCGCTGCGCGATGTAACCGGCACAGTGCCATCAATACCTTTGATCACCGGCAGTATCATGAGCAAAAAACTTGCCGGATCGTTGGACGCGCTGGTGTTGGATGTCAAATGGGGTTCCGGCGCATTTATGACTACCTTGGAGGACGCTCGTCGATTGGAGGCCAGCTTGGTGCACACTGGTCGCCGAATGGGCGTCAAAACATCCTCGCTGGTGACTGACATGAACCAGCCGCTAGGCCAAATGGTGGGCAACGCCTGCGAAGTGAACGAAGCCTATGATGTGCTCTGCGGTGCTGGCCCCACCGACGTCGTTGAGTTGACCGTCCTGCTGGCTGCGGAGTTGCTAGTGGCAACCGGCACATCACCGTCACTGGACGCTGCACAATCGGTGTTGACCAAGGCGCTGAAGGATGGTCGGGCGCTAGCCCGATTTCAACAGTTGATCGAAGCTCAAGGCGGAGTATTTTCCGATCATTTGCCGCTAGCCCAAAAGCACGTGATCACGTCGCTTGACAAAGGTTGGCTGTGCGCCGTCAACGGTCGGGTACTTGGCAATGCTGTGATCGCCATGGGGGGCGGGCGGCAACAGCAGGGCGATCCAATCGACCCCAGCGTGGGTTTGCAAATGCTTGTCCGCATCGGTGACTCTATTGAGCGTGGCCAGGAGATTGGACATCTGTTTTGTGATGCACCGGCAGCAGAAACTCAACCGCTCATTAGCCAATTTCGCTCCGCGCTGTCCCTAGCTCCGCACCCTTACCCCGCCCCCAGTTTGATTGTTGCCACGGGATGA